A portion of the Intestinibacillus sp. Marseille-P6563 genome contains these proteins:
- a CDS encoding aspartate aminotransferase family protein — protein sequence MNPYIEQANQQFVPVYNRYPIVWDHGEGMYLYDTEGKRYLDFGSGIGVCALGYHDPNYTRALQEQMEKLLHTSNLFYNVPAIEAAKLFNQASGMEQVFFTNSGTEAIEGAIKIAKKYHFLKHNNHNGEIIAMKKSFHGRSMGALSITGKAAYQEPFAPMLAHVKFADFNDLDSVRHLITKNTCAIFMETVQGEGGIYAATDSFIKGVRQLCDENEILMVSDEIQCGMGRSGNMFAYQLYDIVPDIVVSAKALGCGVPVGAIGTRGAATGVLRAGDHGTTYGSNPLAAAAVVAVFKLYQQYGILANVKAMTTYLDKALSELAAQKAVIKEVRGLGLMKGIELSIPAAPYINALQESGIIVIPSGSHVIRLLPPLILQKEHVDVLVNALKTIL from the coding sequence ATGAATCCTTATATTGAACAAGCAAATCAGCAGTTTGTTCCTGTATATAATCGTTATCCAATTGTATGGGATCATGGCGAAGGTATGTACCTTTATGATACAGAGGGAAAACGGTATTTGGATTTCGGATCGGGAATCGGTGTGTGTGCTCTGGGATATCACGATCCGAATTACACACGTGCACTGCAAGAACAGATGGAGAAGCTGCTGCACACGTCTAATCTTTTTTATAATGTTCCGGCCATTGAAGCTGCAAAGCTGTTCAATCAGGCATCTGGTATGGAGCAGGTGTTTTTTACCAATTCTGGAACGGAAGCAATCGAAGGTGCAATTAAAATTGCTAAGAAATATCATTTTTTGAAGCATAATAATCATAATGGAGAGATTATTGCCATGAAAAAATCCTTTCATGGCAGATCTATGGGGGCATTATCCATAACAGGGAAAGCAGCCTATCAGGAACCTTTTGCTCCTATGCTTGCTCATGTTAAATTTGCTGATTTCAATGATCTGGACAGCGTCAGACACTTGATTACAAAAAATACCTGTGCAATTTTTATGGAAACCGTGCAAGGTGAGGGTGGAATTTATGCTGCCACCGATTCCTTTATCAAAGGAGTTCGACAGCTCTGCGATGAAAACGAAATTTTGATGGTTTCGGATGAAATTCAATGTGGTATGGGCAGAAGCGGGAATATGTTTGCGTATCAGTTGTATGACATTGTTCCTGATATTGTGGTTTCGGCAAAGGCTTTGGGGTGCGGAGTTCCGGTAGGTGCAATTGGAACAAGAGGGGCAGCGACCGGTGTATTGCGCGCAGGCGATCATGGCACAACTTACGGTTCCAACCCTCTAGCAGCAGCCGCCGTTGTTGCTGTATTCAAACTTTACCAACAGTATGGCATATTAGCAAATGTCAAGGCCATGACGACCTATCTGGATAAAGCACTATCTGAATTAGCGGCTCAAAAAGCGGTGATCAAAGAGGTGCGCGGGCTAGGGCTTATGAAAGGAATCGAGCTGTCTATCCCTGCTGCACCCTACATAAATGCTTTACAAGAATCGGGGATTATTGTAATTCCCTCTGGTTCTCATGTGATTCGTCTGTTGCCTCCGTTGATTTTGCAGAAAGAGCATGTTGATGTGTTGGTAAATGCACTTAAGACAATATTGTAA
- a CDS encoding TIGR04076 family protein codes for MKKPKIKISLIDQKGHMGCHRGHRIGDTFDFDTERGNLCPMAMHVAFPYIDILRYGGKLPSQPDGSIVFCCPDVDVINVFKIEIEEEKD; via the coding sequence ATGAAAAAGCCTAAAATTAAAATCAGTTTAATTGATCAAAAGGGTCATATGGGGTGTCACCGTGGTCATCGAATTGGAGACACCTTTGACTTTGACACCGAAAGAGGCAATCTCTGTCCAATGGCCATGCATGTGGCTTTCCCTTACATTGATATTCTGCGATATGGGGGAAAACTTCCCAGCCAACCGGATGGCTCCATTGTATTCTGCTGTCCGGATGTGGACGTTATCAATGTTTTTAAAATTGAAATAGAGGAGGAAAAGGACTGA
- a CDS encoding pyridoxamine kinase, whose product MEDKKQTQILLINDMAGYGKVALSVMIPVLSHLKFETFNLPTALVSNTLDYGQFDILDTTEYMENTLLVWKKLMFSFDAICTGFIVSERQSCLVYEYCKSQQKSGTSIFVDPIMGDDGKRYNGVTDQAVTYMKRLCSIADVIVPNITEACFLSEYTVKHTYSEPEIEVIANRLHTLGAKSVVITSANINGRMFTVVKSSPKNSCVLLPYEEIPVRFPGTGDIFMAIVVGHYLKSGQLLESVQIAMRRLEKIIYANLHNTDKYKGIPIEQFLEEINNEKA is encoded by the coding sequence ATGGAAGATAAAAAGCAAACTCAAATTTTGTTGATCAATGATATGGCGGGGTATGGTAAGGTCGCTTTATCTGTTATGATTCCTGTTTTATCTCACTTGAAATTTGAAACTTTCAATTTGCCGACTGCACTTGTTTCCAACACTCTGGATTATGGCCAGTTTGATATTTTGGACACAACAGAATATATGGAAAATACGCTTCTGGTATGGAAGAAACTCATGTTTTCTTTCGACGCAATCTGTACAGGATTTATTGTGTCAGAAAGGCAATCATGTCTCGTATATGAATACTGCAAGAGTCAACAAAAATCAGGTACTTCGATTTTTGTTGACCCTATTATGGGGGATGACGGAAAACGATACAATGGTGTGACAGATCAAGCAGTTACTTATATGAAACGGTTGTGTTCTATTGCGGATGTAATTGTTCCTAATATTACAGAGGCGTGTTTTTTATCCGAATACACAGTTAAACATACTTATTCTGAACCGGAAATTGAAGTAATCGCAAATCGACTACATACGCTTGGTGCTAAATCAGTTGTGATTACCAGTGCAAACATTAACGGAAGAATGTTTACTGTTGTAAAAAGTTCTCCGAAAAATTCGTGTGTCTTGCTCCCTTATGAAGAAATACCGGTGCGTTTTCCAGGTACTGGGGATATTTTTATGGCAATTGTAGTAGGGCATTATTTAAAATCAGGTCAGCTCTTAGAAAGCGTACAAATTGCAATGAGACGACTCGAAAAAATTATTTATGCTAACCTGCATAATACCGACAAATACAAGGGAATTCCCATTGAACAATTTTTGGAGGAAATTAACAATGAAAAAGCCTAA
- a CDS encoding HD domain-containing protein, with translation MYRQNIIDMLTQRMIHFNRNDPQRIQHLIKVHRFAQMIGRMEQLDEHTQFLIECAALVHDIGIRPAEEKYGMCNGKLQEQEGPAYAEKMLGDMELEKADIERICYLVGHHHTYTNIDGIDYQILVEADFLVNFYEDNLEKNTIETTLQKIFRTESGKALCRLCYFSH, from the coding sequence ATGTATCGGCAAAATATCATTGATATGTTAACACAAAGAATGATTCATTTTAATCGAAATGATCCCCAGCGTATTCAGCACCTAATAAAAGTGCATCGTTTTGCACAGATGATTGGTCGTATGGAACAGCTGGATGAGCACACCCAGTTCTTAATCGAATGTGCAGCATTGGTACACGATATTGGTATACGACCGGCAGAAGAAAAGTATGGAATGTGCAACGGAAAACTGCAAGAACAGGAAGGGCCCGCTTATGCTGAAAAAATGTTAGGAGACATGGAGCTTGAGAAAGCAGATATCGAACGCATCTGTTATTTAGTTGGCCATCATCATACCTACACAAATATAGATGGGATTGACTATCAGATTCTTGTTGAAGCAGATTTTTTGGTGAATTTTTATGAAGATAATCTGGAAAAGAACACAATAGAAACTACCTTACAGAAGATTTTTCGAACAGAGTCAGGAAAAGCACTGTGCAGGCTCTGTTATTTCAGTCACTGA
- a CDS encoding HD domain-containing protein, whose amino-acid sequence MINNETNLLRSVLCYEQGHVRRTQHILKVFALAKLFGEQEKLSVEEQQILQAAAILHDIAIKYCKEHCNGDASQDNQKRVAPILVTRFLKEANYLPSYIPRIIDLVLCHHDYDNAKSKLLQLLIEADLIVNCYESRPDHKKAEYVKAIFQTDSGKELLALCLKEEIK is encoded by the coding sequence GTGATTAATAACGAAACCAATCTTTTGCGTAGTGTGCTGTGCTATGAGCAAGGTCATGTAAGGCGCACACAGCACATTCTTAAGGTTTTCGCATTGGCAAAATTATTTGGGGAGCAAGAAAAACTCTCTGTCGAAGAGCAACAGATATTGCAAGCAGCCGCTATTTTACATGATATTGCAATCAAATATTGCAAAGAACACTGCAATGGGGATGCAAGTCAAGATAATCAAAAACGCGTAGCCCCGATTCTTGTCACTCGTTTTTTAAAAGAAGCAAACTATCTTCCCTCATATATTCCAAGAATTATCGACTTAGTTCTCTGTCACCATGACTACGACAATGCAAAAAGCAAACTCTTGCAACTTCTGATTGAAGCCGACCTGATTGTAAACTGTTATGAAAGTAGACCGGATCACAAAAAAGCAGAGTATGTGAAAGCAATTTTTCAAACCGATAGCGGAAAGGAATTGCTGGCGCTTTGTTTGAAAGAAGAAATAAAATAG
- a CDS encoding Crp/Fnr family transcriptional regulator, whose amino-acid sequence MQLDFKQLISLPIFCGICEEDLPAMLNCLGSFQKNYQKDEIVLLESNEVRNVGIILSGVVHMVKEDSEGYQTLLVTMKEGELFGESFSCGSHLDARVSFFAATSCTVLFLPFYKIIHSCKMSCTFHHRLIENMVRLIGDKNVQLMQKIEVISKKTLREKILAYLRQQAMEQSSKQFTIPLGRLELAEYLCADRSALTRELSYMQKDGLIFYEKSTFEIL is encoded by the coding sequence ATGCAGCTTGATTTTAAACAACTTATTTCACTTCCAATCTTTTGTGGTATCTGTGAAGAAGATCTTCCAGCTATGCTAAATTGCTTGGGGAGTTTTCAAAAAAATTATCAAAAAGACGAAATTGTTCTTTTGGAAAGCAATGAAGTTCGTAATGTTGGCATTATATTGTCTGGAGTTGTACACATGGTTAAGGAAGATTCAGAAGGTTATCAGACACTTCTCGTAACAATGAAGGAAGGAGAACTGTTTGGGGAATCTTTTTCATGCGGAAGCCATCTGGATGCGCGCGTCAGCTTTTTTGCAGCAACATCATGTACTGTGTTGTTCCTGCCTTTCTACAAAATCATCCACTCATGCAAAATGAGCTGTACATTTCATCATCGGTTGATCGAAAACATGGTGCGATTAATTGGAGATAAAAATGTTCAACTAATGCAAAAGATTGAAGTAATTTCCAAAAAAACGCTTCGAGAAAAAATATTAGCATACTTACGACAACAGGCTATGGAGCAGAGCAGCAAACAATTTACAATTCCTTTGGGACGGCTCGAATTGGCTGAATACCTGTGTGCGGATCGTAGTGCGTTGACTCGGGAGTTATCCTATATGCAAAAGGATGGTTTGATTTTTTATGAGAAAAGTACATTTGAGATATTATGA
- a CDS encoding LysR family transcriptional regulator, whose translation MTLQQLKYTVTVAETGTFSEAAKLLFLSQPSLTKSIKELEKEMKITIFDRTNKGISVSKEGEIFLGYARQVLEQAALLEEKYKNHAGGKQKFRVSTQHYSFAVNAFVDLIKKYGGNEYDFSLRETQTFNIIEDVSQMNSEIGILYYNAFNRMVIEKLLKSNDLRFTQLFTAKPHIFVSSRNPLAQKSFVKMEDLTPYPYLSYEQGKHNSFYFSEEIFSTEIRSKNIRVMDRATLFNLLIGLNGYTICSGVIDRELNGENIVAVPLQAEGEMHIGVITHKKATLSRLGAYYIETLKKYTDNN comes from the coding sequence ATGACACTACAACAACTAAAATATACAGTAACTGTTGCTGAAACAGGAACTTTTAGTGAAGCGGCAAAGCTATTGTTTCTTTCTCAGCCCAGTCTCACAAAATCCATAAAAGAGCTTGAGAAAGAAATGAAAATTACGATTTTTGATCGTACAAATAAAGGAATATCTGTCTCAAAAGAAGGTGAAATCTTTCTGGGATACGCAAGGCAAGTATTAGAGCAAGCCGCTTTACTTGAGGAAAAATACAAAAATCATGCGGGTGGAAAACAAAAATTCCGTGTTTCAACCCAGCACTATTCCTTTGCGGTAAATGCCTTTGTTGATTTGATCAAAAAATATGGTGGAAATGAATACGATTTTAGTTTGAGGGAAACACAAACATTTAATATTATCGAAGACGTTTCTCAAATGAATAGTGAAATTGGCATCTTATATTACAATGCATTCAACCGGATGGTAATTGAAAAACTATTAAAATCAAATGACCTTAGATTCACGCAATTGTTTACTGCAAAGCCGCATATTTTTGTTAGCTCTCGCAATCCACTTGCCCAAAAATCATTTGTTAAAATGGAGGATCTAACTCCATATCCATATCTTTCTTATGAACAGGGAAAACATAATTCGTTCTATTTTTCAGAAGAAATTTTCAGCACCGAAATTCGTTCAAAAAATATTCGCGTCATGGACAGAGCCACACTTTTTAATTTGTTGATTGGTCTGAATGGATATACGATTTGCAGCGGTGTAATCGATCGAGAACTAAATGGGGAGAATATTGTCGCAGTGCCATTACAGGCTGAAGGAGAGATGCATATTGGCGTAATTACGCATAAGAAAGCGACTTTAAGCAGGTTGGGGGCATATTACATCGAGACATTGAAAAAATATACCGACAATAACTGA
- a CDS encoding 5-methyltetrahydropteroyltriglutamate--homocysteine S-methyltransferase, with translation MYKENAPFRYDFVGSFLRPACLKKARGDYTTGNITIDDLTRIENEEVEQLIRKQKAAGYHVITDGEFRRSYWHLDFMWGFQGIEQIELDHGYFFHGEETTHGSIAITSTISGENHPFVEHFKFVKQFEDKNTVARQTIPAPAQLYAELFREKNGQNTRRYYPDDEKLICDIAAAYRTVIGELYKAGCRNIQFDDCTWGMFCDKKYWETRQNAAVGLTETAEKFLYLNNLALEGRPDDLVVTTHICRGNYHSTWASSGGYEPIAEILFGQENVDAFYLEFDDERSGGFEPLRFVPNDKKVVLGLLTSKSPVLESEEAVIARIHEAARFVQMDNLCLSPQCGFASCEIGNKLTEDEQWNKLALVKQIAEKVW, from the coding sequence ATGTATAAAGAAAATGCACCATTTAGATATGATTTCGTTGGAAGTTTTTTAAGGCCTGCTTGCCTTAAAAAAGCAAGGGGCGATTATACGACAGGAAACATTACAATTGATGATTTGACGCGAATCGAAAATGAAGAAGTTGAGCAATTGATTCGGAAACAAAAAGCCGCTGGTTATCACGTTATTACGGATGGTGAATTTCGGCGCAGTTATTGGCATCTTGATTTTATGTGGGGGTTCCAGGGTATTGAACAGATTGAACTGGACCACGGCTATTTCTTCCATGGAGAAGAGACTACACACGGTTCTATTGCTATTACCAGTACCATCAGCGGCGAAAACCATCCTTTTGTTGAACATTTCAAATTTGTAAAACAATTCGAAGATAAAAATACAGTCGCACGGCAGACGATTCCTGCTCCCGCACAGCTCTACGCAGAACTGTTTCGTGAAAAAAACGGACAAAATACAAGGCGATACTATCCCGATGATGAAAAGTTAATCTGTGATATTGCTGCTGCGTATCGAACTGTGATTGGGGAGTTATACAAAGCAGGATGTCGAAATATTCAATTTGACGATTGCACGTGGGGTATGTTCTGTGACAAAAAATATTGGGAAACCAGACAAAACGCGGCAGTCGGTCTGACGGAAACTGCAGAAAAGTTTCTTTATCTCAACAATCTTGCACTTGAGGGAAGGCCGGACGATCTTGTTGTTACTACCCATATTTGCCGTGGAAACTATCATTCCACTTGGGCTTCGTCGGGTGGCTATGAACCTATTGCGGAGATTCTGTTTGGTCAGGAAAATGTAGATGCTTTTTATTTGGAGTTTGACGATGAACGCTCCGGTGGATTTGAACCGCTACGCTTTGTCCCTAATGATAAAAAGGTGGTGCTTGGATTGCTGACTTCCAAATCTCCAGTGTTGGAATCGGAAGAAGCCGTGATTGCCCGCATACATGAGGCTGCCCGATTTGTGCAGATGGACAACCTATGCCTGAGTCCGCAGTGTGGATTCGCCTCCTGTGAGATTGGTAATAAACTGACTGAAGATGAGCAGTGGAACAAATTGGCTCTTGTAAAGCAGATTGCAGAAAAAGTTTGGTAA
- the asrA gene encoding anaerobic sulfite reductase subunit AsrA, which translates to MGFHVTDMQLNALFQTWQTNYHIYAPRNFSGGGRFSDTDCIRYGKINHVDEIVFDKKSEYSFKEILMPISQTLFFFTEGETKEADAPQKGAVIFLRSCDLHALKRLDDMYLHNGPADYYYQRLRENIKIVLMGCTHSFENCFCVSMGTNVSTNYDMSIDPQPDGTYLVDCKDEAWTQQLETAEVPRLEVIPSHVEENSVTVQIPEQLTAEVAKSTIWKEYDSRCINCGRCNFVCPTCTCFTMQDLFYSENGKVGERRRIWASCMVDGFTDVAGGGSYRKKNGERMRFKVLHKVLDYKQRNGYHMCVGCGRCDDICPEYISFSGCINKLDNAMAEVTK; encoded by the coding sequence ATGGGATTTCATGTTACCGATATGCAGTTGAATGCATTATTTCAGACATGGCAAACCAATTATCACATCTATGCTCCCCGCAATTTTTCTGGTGGCGGGCGTTTTTCGGATACGGATTGTATTCGTTACGGAAAGATCAACCATGTGGATGAGATTGTATTTGACAAAAAATCTGAATATTCCTTCAAGGAGATTCTGATGCCAATCTCTCAGACACTGTTTTTCTTTACGGAAGGGGAGACCAAGGAAGCAGATGCGCCCCAAAAAGGGGCAGTCATTTTCCTGCGCAGCTGTGATCTCCACGCCCTTAAGCGGCTGGACGATATGTACCTGCACAACGGCCCTGCTGATTACTATTATCAGCGCCTGCGGGAGAATATCAAAATCGTACTGATGGGCTGCACACATTCCTTTGAAAACTGCTTCTGTGTCAGCATGGGTACCAATGTCAGCACCAACTATGACATGAGCATTGATCCCCAGCCGGACGGTACTTACCTGGTGGATTGCAAGGATGAGGCATGGACACAGCAGCTGGAGACTGCGGAGGTTCCTCGGTTGGAGGTTATTCCGAGCCATGTGGAAGAAAACAGTGTCACCGTGCAGATTCCAGAACAACTGACCGCAGAGGTCGCCAAAAGCACCATATGGAAGGAATACGATAGCCGCTGCATCAACTGCGGACGCTGTAACTTTGTGTGTCCCACCTGTACCTGCTTCACCATGCAGGATCTCTTTTACAGTGAGAACGGTAAGGTAGGTGAACGTCGCCGTATCTGGGCCTCCTGTATGGTGGATGGCTTTACCGATGTGGCTGGCGGCGGCAGCTACCGGAAGAAGAATGGAGAGCGGATGCGGTTCAAGGTGCTGCACAAGGTACTGGACTATAAGCAGCGCAATGGCTATCACATGTGTGTGGGTTGTGGTCGGTGTGATGATATCTGCCCGGAGTACATCTCTTTCTCGGGCTGCATCAACAAATTGGACAATGCTATGGCGGAGGTGACAAAGTAA
- the asrB gene encoding anaerobic sulfite reductase subunit AsrB, with the protein MKNDYIPFPSKILEVIRHTEIEYTFRMEFQGEVKPGQFFEVSIPKYGEAPISVSGIGKSFVDLTIRRVGKVTNEVFERYVGDTLLLRGPYGNGFDVSDYMGKDIIVMAGGTGLSPVRGVVDYFAEHSEQRGHMTLIAGFKTPHDILFRDDLKHWEKNMDVILTVDCAEEDVACHVGLVTQYIPQIQLGDVQNTVAVVVGPPAMMRFSVQGLLGIGLPEENIWISQERKMCCGLGKCGHCKIGNTYVCLDGPVFNYTKGKFLVD; encoded by the coding sequence ATGAAAAATGATTATATCCCGTTTCCTTCTAAGATTTTGGAGGTCATCCGGCACACGGAGATTGAGTATACCTTCCGTATGGAATTTCAGGGGGAAGTCAAGCCGGGACAATTTTTTGAGGTATCCATCCCCAAGTACGGAGAGGCTCCCATCTCGGTCAGCGGCATTGGGAAAAGCTTTGTGGATTTAACCATCCGACGGGTGGGCAAGGTCACTAATGAAGTGTTTGAGCGCTATGTAGGCGATACCCTTCTGCTGCGCGGCCCTTATGGAAACGGGTTTGATGTATCCGATTATATGGGCAAGGACATCATTGTCATGGCTGGCGGTACGGGCCTGTCTCCTGTCCGAGGCGTAGTAGATTACTTTGCCGAACATTCGGAGCAAAGAGGCCATATGACCCTAATCGCAGGCTTCAAAACGCCCCATGATATTCTCTTCCGTGATGATCTGAAGCACTGGGAAAAGAACATGGATGTCATCCTTACCGTTGACTGCGCAGAAGAGGACGTAGCTTGCCATGTAGGACTGGTCACCCAGTATATTCCTCAGATTCAACTGGGCGATGTACAGAATACCGTGGCCGTTGTAGTCGGGCCTCCTGCCATGATGCGCTTTTCTGTGCAGGGTCTGTTGGGCATTGGCCTGCCGGAGGAAAACATTTGGATCTCTCAGGAGCGGAAGATGTGCTGCGGCTTGGGCAAATGCGGCCACTGTAAGATTGGCAATACCTATGTCTGTCTGGATGGGCCGGTGTTCAACTATACCAAAGGAAAATTCCTGGTGGATTAA
- the asrC gene encoding sulfite reductase subunit C, translated as MDINTKALKKNAFRVTKERGMTASRIRVPGGHLDAKYLGEIQKIAETYGNGTVHITSRQGFEIPGIPFEKMPEVNAALQILIDGLDINQDEAGHGYPASGTRNITACVGNRVCPYACYDTTAFAQRIEKAVFPNDLHFKIALTGCPNDCAKVRMHDFGIMGMTVPQFEPDRCVSCGACVKACKKKSVEALTPVNFRPQRDARRCIGCGECVLACPNAAWTRSDKKYYRLTLLGRTGKKNPRLGEDFIKWVDEDSIIKIILNTYDYVKEYIDPNAPGGKEHIGYIVDRTGFEEFKRWALRDVTLPDIAEVMTPMYWKGVKY; from the coding sequence ATGGACATCAATACAAAAGCACTGAAAAAGAACGCATTTCGCGTCACCAAGGAGCGTGGCATGACCGCCTCCCGCATCCGTGTCCCCGGCGGCCATCTGGATGCCAAATATCTCGGAGAAATCCAGAAAATTGCGGAAACCTACGGCAACGGTACCGTTCATATTACCTCCCGCCAGGGCTTTGAGATCCCCGGTATTCCTTTTGAGAAAATGCCGGAGGTCAATGCTGCTCTTCAGATCCTGATCGACGGGCTGGATATCAATCAGGACGAGGCAGGTCACGGTTATCCCGCCTCCGGTACTCGAAATATCACCGCCTGCGTGGGCAACCGTGTCTGTCCCTACGCTTGCTATGATACCACAGCCTTTGCCCAGCGCATTGAGAAAGCGGTGTTCCCCAATGATCTGCATTTTAAGATTGCTCTGACCGGCTGCCCCAACGACTGTGCCAAGGTTCGGATGCACGACTTTGGCATTATGGGTATGACAGTACCTCAGTTTGAGCCTGACCGTTGCGTCAGCTGTGGGGCTTGTGTGAAAGCCTGTAAAAAGAAGTCCGTGGAAGCTCTGACTCCGGTGAACTTCCGTCCCCAGCGAGACGCACGGCGCTGCATCGGCTGCGGTGAGTGTGTGCTGGCCTGTCCCAATGCCGCATGGACCCGCAGTGACAAAAAGTATTATCGACTCACTCTGCTGGGCAGAACGGGTAAGAAGAATCCACGTCTGGGAGAGGATTTCATCAAGTGGGTGGACGAGGACAGCATTATCAAGATCATTCTCAACACCTACGACTATGTGAAGGAGTACATTGACCCCAACGCGCCCGGTGGCAAAGAGCACATAGGCTATATCGTAGACCGCACCGGCTTTGAGGAGTTTAAGCGGTGGGCCTTGCGGGATGTCACCTTGCCGGATATCGCAGAAGTTATGACACCCATGTACTGGAAAGGTGTGAAGTACTGA
- a CDS encoding pyridoxamine 5'-phosphate oxidase family protein: MRRKDREIVGEEMEMILQKGEYGILSTVGPDGKPYAVPLSYAWRDGLIHLHCAANVGKKLENISYCSDVCFVVVGDTTVQPEKFGTLYESVILTGQMMPSKDKQASLVALLEKYSKDFLEKGMQYIQAAWDKTGVYVICPECVTGKAKRTPVHTKL, encoded by the coding sequence ATGCGCCGGAAAGACAGAGAAATTGTGGGCGAAGAAATGGAAATGATTCTCCAAAAGGGAGAATACGGAATTCTATCCACGGTTGGACCTGATGGAAAGCCGTATGCAGTCCCGCTCAGTTATGCCTGGAGGGATGGGCTGATCCATCTACACTGTGCTGCAAATGTGGGAAAAAAGCTCGAGAACATTTCCTACTGCTCGGATGTTTGTTTTGTGGTCGTTGGGGATACCACAGTGCAGCCCGAAAAGTTTGGTACTTTGTATGAGAGTGTCATTCTGACCGGTCAAATGATGCCGTCAAAGGACAAGCAGGCCAGCCTAGTCGCATTGCTTGAAAAGTACAGCAAAGATTTTCTAGAAAAAGGAATGCAGTATATCCAGGCAGCATGGGACAAAACCGGCGTGTATGTGATTTGTCCAGAATGTGTGACAGGGAAAGCAAAAAGAACTCCAGTTCATACGAAACTGTAA
- a CDS encoding YeiH family protein translates to MTKIKNVWKGFALCLAISIPCWFLGNLFPIVGGPVFGILSGMLITLFLKDKSSLQPGITFTSKKILQYAVVLLGFGLNLSVVLETGRQSLPIILSTISTSLIIAFVLHKLLRIPSKTATLVGVGSSICGGSAIAATAPVIDANDEEVAQSISVIFFFNMLAALLFPTLGALLGFSTTSGEAFGIFAGTAVNDTSSVTAAASTWDSLYGLGSATLDKAVTVKLTRTLAIIPITLVLAFVRTRKSESNDSQVKLSAVFPMFILYFVIASIITTLASSFGVPVEFFAPLKSLSKFFIILAMSAVGLNTNIVKLVKTGSKPLVLGFCCWIGITAVTLSLQHFLGIW, encoded by the coding sequence TTGACAAAGATTAAAAATGTTTGGAAAGGATTTGCTCTGTGTTTGGCAATATCCATTCCTTGTTGGTTTTTAGGGAATCTATTTCCCATTGTGGGAGGACCGGTTTTTGGTATTCTGTCAGGAATGCTGATTACGCTGTTCTTGAAGGATAAATCCAGCTTACAGCCGGGCATTACATTTACATCCAAAAAAATTCTGCAATATGCCGTGGTACTTTTGGGCTTTGGACTGAATCTGTCTGTTGTTTTGGAGACGGGCAGACAATCACTGCCCATTATTCTGAGCACAATTAGCACATCCTTAATTATTGCATTCGTGCTGCATAAACTGCTTCGTATTCCAAGTAAGACTGCGACCTTGGTAGGCGTAGGATCTTCCATTTGTGGCGGCTCCGCAATCGCTGCCACTGCGCCGGTAATCGACGCAAATGATGAAGAAGTGGCACAATCGATCTCGGTAATCTTTTTCTTCAACATGCTCGCTGCACTGCTCTTCCCCACATTGGGTGCGCTATTAGGATTTTCCACCACAAGTGGAGAAGCGTTCGGTATTTTTGCAGGAACTGCGGTCAATGATACTTCTTCTGTGACTGCCGCTGCATCCACCTGGGATTCCCTGTATGGGCTTGGTTCGGCTACATTGGATAAAGCAGTAACAGTAAAACTGACCCGTACATTGGCAATTATCCCCATTACGCTGGTATTGGCCTTTGTGCGCACTCGCAAGTCAGAATCCAACGACAGCCAAGTGAAGCTATCTGCTGTTTTCCCGATGTTCATTCTGTACTTTGTCATTGCGTCCATCATTACAACGCTTGCTTCATCCTTTGGCGTTCCGGTAGAATTTTTTGCTCCGCTAAAATCTTTGAGCAAGTTCTTTATCATTCTGGCGATGAGCGCTGTGGGACTGAATACCAACATTGTAAAACTTGTAAAAACCGGTTCGAAGCCTTTGGTGCTGGGTTTTTGTTGCTGGATTGGTATTACTGCAGTTACACTTTCTTTGCAGCATTTCTTGGGAATTTGGTAA